One window of Oncorhynchus masou masou isolate Uvic2021 chromosome 28, UVic_Omas_1.1, whole genome shotgun sequence genomic DNA carries:
- the LOC135517791 gene encoding excitatory amino acid transporter 1-like: MQRIREGIHIRTMKAKRKVEDISKEDVQAFFKKNAFVLFTVAAVVVGIILGFALRPYKMTYREVKYFSFPGELLMRMLQMLVLPLLVSSLITGMAALDSKASGKMGMRAVVYYMTTTIIAVIIGIIVVLIIHPGKGSKDEFMKQSKIEDISPADAFLDLIRNMFPPNMIQACTQQFKTKYGKRIVHVTMTVNDSVFNLTNLTEQITREEVIPIPGTVNGVNALGLVVFSMCFGLIIGNMKEQGQPLREFFDSLNEAIMRLVAIIMWYAPIGILFLISGKIVEMDDITEMGGQLAMYTITVIIGLSIHAFIILPGLYFAITRLNPFIFIMGLVEALITALGTSSSSATLPITFKCLEENNKVDKRITRFVLPVGATINMDGTALYEALAAIFIAQVNNMEMNIGQIITISITATAASIGAAGIPQAGLVTMVIVLTSVGLPTDDITLIIAVDWFLDRLRTTTNVLGDSIGAGIVEFLSRHELQAKDVEMGNAVLEERKKPYQLISQENDYENAKRPGTETKM, encoded by the exons ATGCAGCGGATCCGGGAGGGCATCCACATAAGGACCATGAAGGCCAAGAGGAAAGTGGAAGACATCTCTAAGGAAGACGTCCAGGCCTTCTTCAAGAAGAACGCCTTTGTGCTCTTTACTGTAGCGGCCGTCGTTGTAG GTATAATCCTAGGCTTTGCACTGCGTCCCTATAAAATGACCTACCGAGAGGTGAAGTACTTCTCTTTCCCTGGAGAGCTGCTGATGAGGATGCTGCAGATGCTGGTGCTTCCCCTTCTGGTATCCAGTCTCATCACAG GCATGGCAGCTCTGGACAGTAAGGCTTCAGGAAAGATGGGCATGCGAGCTGTGGTGTATTACATGACCACCACCATTATCGCTGTCATCATAGGCATCATCGTGGTGCTCATCATCCACCCTGGGAAAGGATCTAAGGATGAGTTCATGAAGCAGTCGAAGATAGAGGACATCAGCCCTGCCGACGCCTTCCTGGATCTCATCAG GAACATGTTTCCACCAAACATGATCCAGGCCTGCACACAGCAG TTCAAAACCAAATACGGGAAGCGAATCGTCCATGTGACGATGACAGTGAACGACTCTGTCTTCAACCTGACCAACCTGACCGAGCAGATCACCAGGGAGGAGGTGATCCCCATCCCGGGAACGGTGAACGGGGTCAACGCCCTGGGGCTGGTGGTCTTCTCCATGTGCTTCGGCCTCATCATCGGCAACATGAAGGAGCAGGGCCAGCCCCTCAGGGAGTTCTTCGACAGTCTCAATGAGGCCATCATGAGGCTGGTCGCCATTATCATGTG GTATGCCCCAATCGGTATCCTGTTCCTCATATCGGGGAAAATCGTGGAGATGGATGACATCACTGAGATGGGTGGTCAGCTGGCCATGTACACCATCACAGTGATCATAGGCCTTTCCATCCACGCTTTCATAATTCTCCCAGGCCTGTACTTCGCCATCACACGGCTGAACCCCTTCATCTTCATCATGGGGCTGGTGGAGGCCCTCATCACAGCCCTGGGAACCTCCTCCAG CTCAGCAACTCTGCCCATCACCTTCAAGTGTCTGGAGGAGAACAACAAGGTGGATAAGCGCATCACACGGTTTGTGTTACCGGTGGGCGCCACCATCAACATGGATGGAACAGCACTATACGAGGCTCTGGCAGCCATCTTCATAGCCCAGGTTAACAACATGGAGATGAACATAGGTCAGATTATCACAATCAG CATCACAGCCACTGCAGCAAGTATTGGAGCTGCTGGGATCCCACAGGCTGGACTGGTCACCATGGTGATTGTGCTGACCTCTGTTGGACTTCCCACTGATGACATCACCCTCATCATTGCGGTTGATTGGTTCCT TGATCGGCTGCGTACCACGACAAACGTCTTGGGCGATTCCATTGGGGCAGGCATTGTGGAGTTCCTATCTCGACACGAGCTGCAGGCCAAGGATGTGGAGATGGGGAACGctgtactggaggagaggaagaaaccaTACCAGCTCATCTCTCAGGAAAACGACTACGAGAACGCCAAACGTCCGGGCACTGAAACCAAGATGTAG